The following proteins are co-located in the Acidobacteriota bacterium genome:
- the epsI gene encoding EpsI family protein gives MGLPGRAIAASLLIASAALVVQRAAGAESVPLRAPLASMPLSLAGWIGRDLPPWDEKIESVLGADEYINRRYVLTSATRDRTVTASAPAMADLYVGYYRSQRQGDSIHSPQNCLPGAGWQPVSGERVTIPIRDGSAIPVNRYVIQKDLDRQVVLYWFQGRGRVVANEYANRAYLVVDSLRARRSDGALVRVMSPVTGSTGQAAAAAASFAAAMYPRLSEVVP, from the coding sequence ATGGGACTGCCAGGCCGCGCCATCGCCGCCAGTCTGTTGATTGCGTCGGCCGCGCTGGTCGTGCAGCGCGCGGCCGGCGCCGAGTCGGTGCCGCTGCGCGCGCCGCTCGCGTCGATGCCCCTGTCTCTGGCGGGATGGATCGGCCGCGATCTGCCGCCGTGGGACGAGAAGATCGAGAGCGTCCTCGGAGCCGACGAGTACATCAACCGCAGGTATGTCCTGACCTCCGCGACGCGCGATCGGACGGTGACGGCGTCCGCCCCGGCGATGGCGGATCTGTACGTCGGCTACTACCGCAGCCAGCGGCAGGGGGATTCGATCCATTCGCCGCAGAACTGCCTGCCGGGCGCGGGATGGCAGCCGGTATCCGGCGAGCGGGTCACTATCCCGATCCGTGACGGCTCCGCCATTCCGGTCAACCGTTACGTCATCCAGAAGGACCTGGATCGCCAGGTCGTCCTGTATTGGTTCCAGGGACGCGGTCGGGTCGTCGCGAACGAGTATGCGAACCGCGCGTACCTCGTCGTCGATTCCCTGCGGGCGCGGCGCTCCGATGGCGCGCTCGTCCGTGTCATGTCTCCAGTGACTGGTTCCACCGGGCAGGCGGCCGCTGCCGCCGCGTCGTTCGCGGCGGCCATGTACCCTCGCCTGTCCGAGGTTGTTCCATGA
- a CDS encoding tetratricopeptide repeat protein translates to MSPAHRPTWRPVALFVLLAASAAACESAESRAQKYVASGDAYEARRQYAEAIIEYRNAIKSQPSRGDVHLKLGRAYLRAGDPASALQSMIRAADLQTTNSAVQIETGSMQLLAGDAIGAQSRADIVLKREPRHIQAHVLLGNAQAAMRRMDDARATLERAVRLDPSSGDALSALGSLYLMQGDRRRAEVTLQRAVKEAPSRDNARLALANYYWMTGDRDSAERELRHVLDAAPRNSIAQFALARLYEQTGRPSEAETQFKALAGQGGTTARLALADYYLRHRRAAEAIAAAEPLRSDPVRGADASLIVARAHVEEGARAEAGSVLDAVIKRDSRNAEVRLLKARLLLDANDLEGGLKHAKAAVKAAPGLPEAHYVLGLAHLRAGRAAEAEPAFTSAVKIDASHAGAELELSRIALARGDARGALQAARRAERHPDRKAAGVQLALSLAAAGQTSQARDTIAPLVRAYPEDPVVQFQLARIALAQRDFTTARAAFERVLQTQPSSMEALEGIVAAEAAAGKTDAAAARLAERTESARSGAEAAQYRVLAARLEIARNRPDEAVTALKNAIARDSRHIDAYMILGQLYASRGQLEAAEQEFRRLAAERPDAAASAHTMLGIVQQMQGRTAEATGEYVAALEADSNAVVAANNLAWIYAEEGRLDEALPLAQRAAARMPTRPEVQDTLGWVYYRKELPMHAALAFEKSAELAPQNPTYAYHLGLACAKAERSADARRALNKAIALGRTAPWIGDARRALGGIETETRQKEKGGR, encoded by the coding sequence ATGAGCCCTGCACACCGGCCCACCTGGCGCCCGGTCGCGCTGTTCGTACTGCTGGCGGCGAGTGCCGCCGCGTGCGAGAGCGCTGAGTCGCGCGCGCAGAAGTACGTCGCAAGCGGCGACGCGTACGAAGCCAGGCGGCAGTACGCGGAAGCCATCATTGAGTATCGGAACGCGATCAAGTCGCAGCCGAGCCGGGGCGACGTTCACCTGAAGCTCGGGCGGGCGTACCTGCGCGCGGGGGATCCGGCCAGCGCGCTGCAGTCGATGATCAGGGCGGCGGACCTGCAAACCACGAACAGCGCCGTGCAGATCGAGACCGGCTCGATGCAGTTGCTCGCCGGGGACGCAATCGGCGCACAGAGCCGCGCGGACATCGTCCTGAAGCGCGAGCCGCGGCACATCCAGGCGCACGTGCTGCTGGGGAACGCCCAGGCGGCGATGCGGCGCATGGATGACGCGCGCGCCACGCTCGAGCGCGCGGTTCGCCTCGACCCTTCATCGGGCGACGCGCTCTCCGCGCTGGGTTCTCTCTATCTCATGCAGGGCGACCGCCGGAGGGCCGAGGTGACCTTGCAGCGCGCCGTGAAGGAGGCGCCGTCCCGCGACAACGCCCGCCTCGCGCTTGCGAACTACTATTGGATGACCGGCGATCGCGACTCAGCGGAACGCGAGCTGCGGCACGTGCTTGACGCAGCCCCGCGGAACTCGATCGCGCAGTTCGCGCTCGCGCGTCTGTACGAGCAGACCGGACGGCCGAGCGAGGCGGAGACGCAGTTCAAGGCCCTGGCGGGGCAAGGTGGCACGACGGCGCGCCTCGCGCTCGCGGACTATTACCTCCGTCACAGGCGGGCGGCAGAGGCCATCGCCGCTGCCGAACCGTTGAGAAGCGATCCGGTGCGTGGCGCGGACGCGAGCCTGATCGTCGCGCGGGCGCATGTGGAGGAGGGTGCGCGCGCCGAGGCGGGCAGCGTGCTGGATGCGGTGATCAAGAGGGACTCGCGCAACGCCGAAGTGCGGCTCCTCAAAGCGCGGCTGCTGCTCGACGCGAACGATCTGGAAGGCGGGTTGAAGCACGCGAAGGCCGCCGTCAAAGCGGCGCCGGGCCTTCCCGAAGCGCACTACGTGCTGGGCCTTGCCCATCTGCGCGCGGGACGCGCCGCCGAGGCGGAGCCGGCATTCACGTCTGCCGTGAAGATCGACGCGTCGCACGCGGGCGCGGAACTCGAGCTGTCGCGCATCGCGCTGGCGCGGGGTGACGCTCGGGGCGCCTTGCAGGCCGCACGCCGCGCGGAGCGACACCCGGATCGAAAAGCGGCCGGCGTGCAGCTCGCGCTCTCGCTCGCCGCGGCGGGTCAGACCTCGCAGGCGCGGGACACGATCGCGCCGCTCGTCCGCGCCTACCCGGAGGACCCGGTGGTGCAATTCCAGCTCGCCCGGATTGCGCTCGCGCAGCGGGACTTTACGACGGCGCGCGCCGCGTTCGAGCGCGTGCTGCAGACGCAGCCCAGCTCGATGGAGGCGCTCGAGGGGATCGTCGCGGCCGAGGCGGCGGCAGGGAAGACTGACGCCGCCGCCGCCCGGCTCGCCGAGCGCACCGAGTCCGCCCGGTCGGGCGCGGAAGCCGCACAGTATCGCGTGCTCGCGGCACGGTTGGAGATCGCCCGGAACCGTCCAGACGAGGCGGTCACCGCCCTGAAGAACGCCATCGCGCGCGATTCGCGCCATATCGACGCGTACATGATCCTTGGGCAGCTTTACGCCTCGCGCGGGCAACTCGAGGCCGCCGAGCAGGAGTTTCGGCGCCTCGCGGCCGAGCGGCCGGACGCGGCCGCGAGCGCCCACACCATGCTCGGCATCGTCCAGCAGATGCAGGGGAGGACGGCGGAAGCGACGGGCGAGTACGTGGCGGCGCTCGAGGCCGACAGCAACGCCGTGGTGGCGGCGAACAACCTGGCGTGGATTTACGCCGAGGAGGGACGGCTCGACGAGGCGCTGCCGCTCGCCCAGCGCGCTGCCGCGCGGATGCCGACGCGGCCGGAGGTGCAGGACACGCTCGGCTGGGTGTACTACCGCAAGGAACTGCCGATGCACGCGGCCCTCGCTTTCGAGAAGAGCGCCGAGCTGGCGCCGCAGAACCCGACGTACGCGTACCACCTGGGCCTCGCCTGCGCCAAGGCCGAACGGAGCGCCGACGCACGCCGTGCGCTGAACAAGGCGATCGCGCTCGGCCGAACCGCGCCATGGATCGGCGACGCGCGGCGGGCGCTCGGTGGTATTGAAACGGAGACAAGGCAAAAGGAAAAAGGCGGAAGGTAG
- a CDS encoding YifB family Mg chelatase-like AAA ATPase has protein sequence MLALLKTAAVIGIEACPVQVEVDVSFGIPGFTMVGLPDASVRESRDRVRSAIRNSGFDYPQHRITVNLSPADLRKAGSAFDLPIALGILAASGAIPGVMEDVLVLGELSLDGVIHPVRGVLPVAVSARRRALRGVLLPYGNLAEASVVKGTALMPVRRLTDAVAALNGAPFPADLPPVTAQPPAEDEGESDFADVYGQALSRRALEIGAAGGHNVLLVGPPGAGKTMMARRVAGLLPPMSFDEALEVTIIHSVAGLLPPGAGLLARRPFRAPHHTISDVALVGGGSVPRPGEISLAHRGVLFLDEMPEFGRRVLDVLRQPLEEGIVRIARAARTVTFPARFMLVAAMNPCPCGFLGDTRRPCRCTPSQAAQYSARVSGPLRDRIDLVVDVPAVLPGAPGERPPGEPSAAMRARVVAARARQAARNPRERGSDTTRVNARLEGRGLRAFCRPDRAGGRLLGDAGERLALPARAHDRVLRVARTIADLAGDAEIAREHIAEALQFRGSS, from the coding sequence GTGCTCGCCCTCCTCAAGACTGCGGCGGTCATCGGCATCGAGGCGTGCCCGGTGCAGGTAGAGGTCGACGTGTCGTTCGGCATCCCGGGGTTCACGATGGTCGGCCTGCCCGACGCCAGCGTCCGAGAAAGCCGGGACCGCGTTCGCAGCGCGATCAGGAACTCGGGATTCGACTACCCGCAACATCGCATCACGGTGAATCTCTCGCCGGCCGACCTCCGCAAGGCGGGGTCGGCCTTCGACCTGCCGATCGCCCTCGGGATCCTCGCGGCGTCCGGCGCGATCCCGGGCGTCATGGAAGACGTACTGGTGCTGGGCGAGCTGTCGCTCGACGGCGTGATCCATCCCGTGCGCGGCGTGCTGCCCGTGGCGGTGTCGGCCCGCCGCCGTGCGCTTCGCGGGGTGCTCCTGCCATACGGCAACCTGGCGGAAGCATCCGTGGTGAAAGGAACGGCGCTCATGCCGGTGCGCCGGCTGACCGATGCGGTCGCGGCGCTCAACGGGGCTCCCTTCCCTGCGGACCTGCCACCCGTCACGGCGCAACCGCCGGCCGAGGACGAGGGAGAATCTGATTTCGCGGACGTGTACGGGCAGGCGCTGTCGCGACGCGCCCTGGAGATTGGCGCCGCCGGCGGGCACAACGTGCTGCTCGTCGGGCCACCCGGCGCCGGCAAGACGATGATGGCGCGGCGCGTGGCCGGCCTGCTGCCGCCGATGTCGTTCGACGAAGCGCTCGAAGTCACCATCATCCATTCGGTGGCGGGCCTGCTGCCGCCAGGGGCCGGCCTCCTCGCCAGGCGGCCGTTTCGCGCGCCGCATCACACTATTTCCGACGTCGCCCTGGTCGGCGGCGGAAGCGTGCCGCGTCCCGGTGAAATCTCGCTCGCGCATCGCGGCGTGCTCTTCCTGGACGAGATGCCCGAGTTCGGCCGGCGGGTGCTCGACGTGCTTCGGCAGCCACTCGAGGAAGGCATCGTGCGGATTGCGCGGGCGGCGCGGACGGTGACCTTCCCCGCGCGGTTCATGCTGGTGGCCGCGATGAACCCCTGTCCCTGCGGGTTTCTCGGCGACACAAGGCGCCCGTGCCGGTGCACGCCGTCACAGGCCGCGCAGTACAGCGCGCGGGTATCGGGCCCGCTGCGCGATCGCATTGATTTAGTGGTGGACGTGCCCGCGGTGTTGCCCGGCGCGCCGGGCGAGCGACCCCCCGGCGAGCCGTCGGCGGCCATGCGCGCGCGCGTCGTCGCGGCCCGGGCGCGCCAGGCAGCGCGCAATCCGCGCGAGCGCGGCTCCGACACGACGCGCGTCAACGCGCGCCTCGAAGGGCGCGGCCTCCGCGCATTCTGCCGGCCGGACCGCGCCGGCGGGCGCCTGCTCGGCGACGCGGGAGAACGGCTCGCCCTCCCGGCCCGCGCGCACGACCGGGTGCTGCGCGTCGCACGCACGATCGCCGATCTCGCGGGCGACGCTGAGATCGCGAGGGAGCACATTGCCGAGGCGCTGCAGTTTAGAGGCTCGAGCTAG
- a CDS encoding transglycosylase SLT domain-containing protein, translating into MVVKFRNFPRRAPVLLGAMVALAIASPVIAGQRQPARQTSPRTAQDPVAALIAKSEQHFAAGERELKLGHLDQARVEFDRAVDVLLESEYGARWDGRLREHFDKLIDRINAHEVTALAQGDGFTEKKYEEASLDELLDIATFTPKPVAVPDTRETVVADLEHRVSDVPIPLNEKVLSYVELFQGRLRDYIQDGLQRGSKYLPMIESVFRAEGLPLDLAYIPIVESAFKPNALSRAKAKGVWQFMRGTALENGLRHDWYIDERSDPEKATIAAAKYLKTLNRMFDGDWHLALASYNGGPGRVQRALKRYKVEDFWSLVERGRRTLPRETREYVPMILAAMIVARNPAQYGIQFTAEPPVQYEKVRVPKAVDLRRVAEWTDSTIDVIQSLNPELRRWTTPVRYEYEVKVPVGTAETLRARLADASESELTAVKWYTVRRGESLKTIARKLRVNRLDLAEANQLRVSSRVRAGQSLIIPRAPATVLAARSDRPAPPAITASRTIAQGADEAPVVLASNTRPKVERTTHRVRRGDTLFSIARLYNTTVDKIKSWNRMRGTRIAVGDRLTIFAERGR; encoded by the coding sequence ATGGTCGTCAAGTTTCGAAATTTCCCGCGACGCGCGCCGGTGTTGCTCGGCGCGATGGTCGCGCTGGCGATCGCCAGCCCGGTGATCGCCGGCCAGCGCCAGCCGGCGCGGCAGACTTCACCACGCACCGCCCAGGATCCTGTCGCGGCCCTCATCGCGAAGTCCGAACAGCATTTCGCCGCCGGCGAGCGCGAGCTGAAGCTGGGGCACCTCGACCAGGCGCGCGTGGAGTTCGACCGCGCCGTGGACGTGCTGCTCGAGTCCGAATACGGCGCGCGCTGGGACGGCCGGCTTCGCGAGCACTTCGATAAGCTGATCGACCGCATCAACGCCCACGAGGTCACCGCGCTGGCCCAGGGGGACGGATTCACCGAGAAGAAGTACGAGGAGGCCAGCCTCGACGAACTGCTGGATATCGCGACCTTCACGCCCAAGCCGGTCGCCGTTCCCGACACGCGCGAGACGGTGGTCGCCGACCTCGAGCACCGCGTGTCGGACGTTCCCATCCCGCTCAATGAGAAGGTGCTCTCCTACGTCGAGCTGTTCCAGGGACGGCTGCGCGACTACATCCAGGACGGCCTGCAGCGCGGAAGCAAGTACCTGCCGATGATCGAAAGCGTCTTCCGCGCCGAGGGGCTGCCGCTCGACCTCGCCTACATTCCCATCGTCGAGAGTGCGTTCAAGCCGAACGCGCTGTCGCGCGCGAAGGCCAAGGGGGTCTGGCAGTTCATGCGCGGCACCGCGCTCGAAAACGGGCTGCGCCACGACTGGTATATCGACGAGCGCTCGGACCCGGAGAAGGCGACGATTGCCGCGGCGAAATACCTGAAGACGCTCAACCGCATGTTCGACGGCGACTGGCACCTGGCGCTCGCCTCCTACAATGGCGGGCCCGGCCGCGTGCAGCGCGCGCTGAAGCGGTACAAGGTCGAGGATTTCTGGTCGCTCGTCGAGCGCGGGCGCCGGACCCTCCCCCGCGAGACCCGCGAGTACGTGCCGATGATCCTCGCGGCGATGATCGTCGCGCGCAACCCGGCGCAGTACGGCATTCAATTCACCGCCGAGCCCCCCGTCCAGTATGAGAAGGTCAGGGTGCCCAAGGCGGTGGACCTGCGGCGCGTCGCGGAGTGGACCGACTCCACGATCGACGTCATCCAGTCTCTGAATCCGGAGCTGCGCCGATGGACGACGCCGGTCCGGTACGAGTACGAGGTCAAGGTGCCGGTCGGCACCGCCGAGACGCTGCGCGCGCGGCTCGCCGACGCGTCGGAGAGCGAGCTCACCGCCGTCAAGTGGTACACCGTGCGCCGCGGCGAGTCACTCAAGACGATCGCCCGCAAGCTGCGGGTGAACCGGCTCGATCTGGCGGAAGCGAACCAGCTCCGCGTGTCGTCGCGCGTGCGTGCCGGGCAGTCACTGATCATCCCGCGCGCGCCCGCCACCGTGCTCGCGGCGCGCTCCGATCGTCCGGCGCCGCCGGCCATCACCGCCAGCCGCACGATCGCTCAAGGGGCCGATGAGGCCCCGGTGGTCCTGGCCTCGAACACACGGCCGAAGGTGGAGCGCACGACGCACCGGGTGCGACGGGGTGACACGCTGTTCTCGATCGCGCGGCTCTACAACACGACGGTTGACAAGATCAAGAGCTGGAACCGCATGCGCGGTACTCGCATTGCCGTGGGTGACCGCCTGACGATTTTTGCCGAGCGCGGCCGCTAG